The Apostichopus japonicus isolate 1M-3 chromosome 3, ASM3797524v1, whole genome shotgun sequence region GTATGCAACCCACAGCCAAAGGTACAACTTAAAAACtcttgaaaaaaacaaatacaatatCAGGGTTCAAAATACTGTAAATCTCTGTGGATAAATTGTTAACAATTGAGTAAAACTGACCACAGAACAGTATTTAACACACAGCTTTCTGACAATGACAACTAAAAAAGCTTTGGTGTTTATACTTGATACAGGTACTTGATATTGGTACTATGTACACAGTGTAGGTATACTTAGTAGATAGCAGCCTTTCACATTTTAACAGGATGATTAATCATTACACTTTGTCAAACCATTTGCAACAGATAAGTGTTAAATAACCAACAGGCTCTCAAATCACTGCacattttgtatataaaacTGACTAACTGAGAGCACTTTCATTATAAGTTGTCAATGTCATCAAGAACTGGAGTTATAGGACCTCTTAACCACAGGAATTCTCAGtggattaaaaaaaattattttgctaTTTATCAAGTTATCAAATGATAATTGAACTTAATATTACTCTCTGATCTTCTTGACTCTTGAAAATTTGTCTTTCTTAAAATTCATTGAGAACTTCCAAGTTGAACTAAATCAGTAATAAGCAACGCTCAGCTTTATAGCCCTCCATCTGACATGTGAATACCAGTGTATGACTGGATATCACTGCTGTTGCATCTTTttcccattttatttttttggtacCTTATTACTCAGTAAAAGATACTAAATTTAGTAAACATGGACATCCTTTTAAATATCCTTCTTGTTCATCAAAAATTTCACATTATTGCATCATAGTAGACATTTCACTGATAGTGTTTCCTTGTGCCTGAAACATCCAAGACACAGGTactgaataaatatattctgcATTGATACTTTGACGTGACagggtttgaaaaaaatatttctttatagtATGATGGCCTCAATTCGACTGGaacacaaaattaaaattgtctCACTTCGATAAAGAATTTTATCTTTTTATAATTCAGATGGGAACCTACCGTTATTTTATCCCCCTCAACGCCCCAAGAAAAGAGAGAGTATTTTACGTACCGTTTTACAGAAGACACTTCATTGTGAGTGTTTCGCTTGACTGGAACACCTAAGAAGTCTCTCTTTGTCGTGTTTGAAAAGCTTAATATCTTCGTTAAGTGATCCCACAGTTCTGACGCCCCTTGTCTGCAGTGTGCTACGTTTGGTAAATTCTGAACAACTTCAACAAGTGAACTGCAGATCTGTTTCATtgtcaaataacataaaaaacatACGAAATGGTAACTGAAATAAGATAAAATAAGTTAGAACTGATAGCTTTTTATGTTTCCacctcatttcatttcatttgcatataagaattttattaatttgagggggaaaaaaaaacgcCACTATAACAGCAATGCTAGTTAattctttaaagggtgtgaagactcgcgcacaaagaaacatctcatgacGGTAATccgacctagtttcgaatgaggtgtaacagaagtgttagacaccaccatcgaccccagaaaatacacacacaacttgctatcgccagtaattagacactagtgttcagtcaatacatacagctacgatcaatacccacaacacagtgtacatagcagcgatggacatctcaggtctagataaaagataacatggtatcacgtttcattactgtctgcattttgaagcgacacgaacaaaacgtttcttgcaagccacggaaagttaactttttcagagcgcggcacacggtttggggcgagtcttcaatgcctttaaggtatTGTGTTTATCACAAAGCAGAGCAAAGCGATTGCTTGTTAGGGAAAGTCAAAGCATAGTTGAATTTTGGTAATCTGGATCTTAACATATAAAGGTAATATCAGTACACAATGTACACAATGTACACAATGAAAACAGATTATGTGGATCTCTACTTTCCAGATCCCGAATTGGTTCTTGATTCCATAATCGACCATATCCTATTTATAGTATTTGTCGTGCACGTGGCAAAGTTTTTTGTCTTCACTAATTTTCATTTTCGCATCACAAAATATTGCGAGCACACAGACGAAGAACATGTTGATGCACTTTATGGTATCttcaatgatttttttaattctttatcATTTACAGTTCACTATAAAATTACCACAACACAAAACATTTATTAGCAACTGACTTTTTTCCCTTTAGTATACAGATTGTCTCAGGTCTTGATTTGTCCAGATAATCCAGGTTTAAATGTATGATGGGACTAAAATTCATACAGTTGTAAATAATAAAGCTGTGTTAACTTAAAGTAACGACTGCAAGAGATCATATTTAGTCCGAAAAAGAACTGCCGTTGGACTTTAAGCTACTGTGACTGCAAGGGTCATAAGTCAGACTTTGATTCAATCTAATGAATAACATCGcttaaaattacaaacaaaaagaGGGTGACCAGGACTAAGACATTTCGGCAATCAGAAAGAATGTCATAAATTACATTTGTCTCAACAATTCTTCAACTTGTAAGGTTTTAttaacaggaaaaaaaattcaaaatgatttGAATTTAAATCTACGCTTACTTTGAAAATAGGATCATGGTCACCCATTGTCCTTAGTAACTGCcactgttgcatattcatgatgtaAAGAGAACAAAGTCTTAAGATGGCTTCTCTTGGACGTATCTCACGATCTTTAAAAAGAGAGTAGAAGTAACAAGACTGTAACAGTAGTTTTACGATCGATCTTACCAACCGAATTTCAGTCCTGACCTGGGATTCTTCCAATGCAAGTTTTTATTCTTCGGTTTAAGTGAATAAACAATCCAGAGATTTTTCATATTAATGGTAGACATGACAACCATGTTCGTAATGTTAAAAAATTCGGGGGCATGTGATAactttttaatgtattttttctatttattgaatttttaaatatatctttctttaCGAGAAGACTCATATCATATACAAAGCCAGAGAAACTGACAGGTTTTAGACAAAGAATGCCTTGCTagaatttttttctcaaacAAATCTCCAGAAACTTCCTGTGGATCTGAACAAATTCTTTAGAGAGGCCTATACTTAACAATATTGCTTGTTAGGGTATGTTTGGTGAGAAGAAAATAGATTTTATAACACCACCAGTTGCTTAAATAATACCTCATAAAGCATCAAATTCAtttctcttatatatatatagagatatagatatatttatatatatctttttgctGTTGTTTGTGTCAATAGCAGTCAACAAGTTTTTTTAACCAGTTGAAGAGGATGAGTCTTTACTCCTGAATACCTTCATTTGATGGAAACATCATGGAGACTGTCTTAATAGTTTGTCCTAATACGGTTATATTTTGAGTATTACACTTGGATGGTTTGGGGAAGTTTGGAAAACAAATTGCAAGATCCTGCTCTAAAGACACGTTTATAGGTAGCAGTTAACTTCAAGACTAGATGCTGTTACTACTGTAGTGTTTCCGTGTTATTATAcaacatatattatattaaacattgtaatatcagtaaaatatttgatttttaccATTTTGAACACAGGCAGAGCAGGCCTGGATTCTCTTGACGGTCTCCTCCATTTTTCCGCCCAGGTACTTGTACCCAGAATCCTGTGCGTGGAGTAGATCGACGTAGAGCATCTCATTCACCAGCGCTCTCTGTAACTTACTCGAACACTCCTTCATAAGGTTATGAGCTGCCTGCAGTAACCGCTTTGCAGATGTAAAATTCTGAGAACAGAGTAGAAAATAGTTTAGGCTTATAAAGAGAGCGTACCAGTTTTTATGATGCACGCTCCTTCCTCTGGGGTTGTGAGCTGTTTGCAGGAACTGTTTTGCACAGGTGAGAGTGGACAGTGGACCCCAAGAAAATAGTTATCAAagagtatttttaattttaaactttaacACTTTTTTCCACAAGATTATCAATCTCCAACAGTATCCACTTGGCAAAATGTCAAGTATTGAGAAGAATGTCTAAGCAGAGACCCTTAAATTCTTGTCAACAGTACCCAGAGAATATGAGTGTTGCTGCGGAGACTGCTACCCCACTTTTTGTCAAACTGTTGCACGGCCAACAGCATGCATATAGcagaaattaaaacatttcattaaacCTATTAAGATTTCAAACTCGCCTTATTATTTTGAAtcgaaaatgaagaaaagaagcACAAAATTGAATTTGATATTATACCTGCTGTGATTAGTGTCAAGTAAGCTAGTCTCTACACAAGACAAAATTATATTCCCTTATTagtattaaataaaacaaactggagaaacaaaaacatttagtGTTAGTGTTGCCGTGGTTTAATGTTACAGTTTTAAGataacatctttttttttgtcatatcGAGAAAAACGCTTTGTGATACAAAATTTAGGATTATAATCAGAATGAtaagtttctttgtttctttcattctgTTCTTAACAGAACAAGGAGGATCAACCAGAACAAACGGCTACACATATTGTCAGCAGTGTTGAATTCAAGTAATTTCATCGAAGTATCGAGTACTTCTGAGTACTATGAGGTTCCTATCAACCCAGCACCAACATCCGAGTACTACTTTTTAAGGTTCCAAGCAGCGAGTCCTGAATGACGAGTATAAGTGCTTTAGCACTGGAGTATTTTTCATCGTAGGAGAGAAACTAGTACCTGCACAAGAGGACTTGATTACTACTGGACTACCAAGTACTTTTGGAGTACTCCAACACACACTGGTAGTGTAGGTGGATTTAAATATCAGTTGTCTCTTTCGTACCGATAGATTTAAAATTCACTCAAATAAAGTCGTCAATATTTTACCTTGAGCTCCAGACAGTGCTGTGCTTTGACTAAGAGTAAGGTGATCATGTCCTGGCGTTTCTTGTTTCCCAATCCATCGATGATGAAAGCATAACTTTTGTCGATGTGCCACTGTCACAAACAGGAAAATATATTCAATGTAGATCTacattttatcaatttaatcCGCTTgtccaaaaaagaaagaaaagtgctTAAAGAAAACAATTGGCCGAAGTCAAGTTCTCACCACTATTTTCCTGAGTGACAGCACACATAAGATACTGTACAGGTCTATGGGAGTAGCATAttataatatttgctgataataagcaTTAACACAGGGCTTATGTTAGGTACGCCAATCACTCCGAATCTTTTGTCAATGTGCCACTGTCACACaaaggaaaatatattaaatgtagATCTAgtatttcacaatttaaccCCACTTGTGCAAAAATACATTGAAGAAATTCAATATCTCACCACTACTTTCCTGAGTAACAGCACACATGAGATACTGTACAGGTCTATGGGATCAGCAtgataatatttgctgataattgAATAGTGATACAGGGAATGTGCCACTTTTGGAAATCATGCAGATTCTTAGACTGATGATTGTTAACACACTTTATCATATGTTTGATCATTATATTCCTACCTTGCTATAAGCACTAGCGTATCTACCGGATGGAGTGACTTTGTGTAATCTTGTCAAAAGATCATCCAGTTCCGCAGGGTCATGTGATAAGATGAGACCAAGTGTCAGCTGACCAAGATAGACTCCAACGttgtctaaaaaaaaatataaaaaaaataacaagacTTCACACACAACATCTGTATTAGCAGGAAATgctccaacaaactaaggcaaatTTGAGTGCAGGTTATAACATTTACATAAATTACGATGATCAAGGTATATGTCGTTAAAATTAATGAGACGATAGACAAATACCATTATTGTAAATGAAGCAATGCTGTTGGGTCCTCTGTAGGCTCAGTAAAAGATGAATTTGTCAATAGTAATCCATTGTACGATAAACTTTGATGCAAAGTTAATTCCTTAAACAAACCTGCCCCTGCTGGTTTGCAAGTAGTCTGAATTTGTAAACACAATGATGGGTTTAGTAAATCTGGTTCTATAGGCAAATGTTTCAAAGGTAGAGCTCACCATGGAAACATAATGATGTAGTGATGTGATGTAGTGAAGAGCAATAAGCCAAATATTTGTGTTATTCATTGGTGATACAATGCATAGTTCGACATTTTCTCACAAAACTTTCGACCAAAGTTATAAGACAATTTTGCCATGGACAGAGAAGACGGAGGCATTCCAGATTATGGACGTTTTATGTAGTTCACTTTGTACAGGTTAATGACAGTGTAATACCTCTTCTAACAACTCTCTGTGCTAATTTACCTTCCTGttccttaatcctctctttgtcccgccactgtttatctcctacctctcctcttcccctgttgctttcttctctcgatcccttgtctacttataatcccctttcatctatctcattgtgttcaccgtgctcattaacctgtctgtattctgtgcgtgtttttgtctcttctgttactgttacttgtcatttagcctctgaagaagatcctgctaggatcgaaacgtcaggccaacttacttttacacatactaatttaaaacaatttaaatggAGCAAACAAGGATCAAACTGCTCCATAATTATGTCCTCAACAAAATTTGTTACCAATATATATGAACCTTTCATTCTAGGTTGTGTTTCTGTATATTGTATGGATTCCACTCACCATGACTGCCCACTGTAGCAGGTTGGTGCTGTATCAATGGTAGGCTGTCGTCCATGTCCTCCGAGAGGGTCGAAGAATCTGCATCTTTCTGCAGCAGGAATTTCAAAACAGGGGGAGTAATCATCTGCCGATAATTCCTGTCTGCTTTTAAACTCCtgaaaagataaaatgataGAATAATAGGAAAATAATCGAACACACCTAGGCTGTTAGTAAAACTGGGAAGAAAGCATCTTCTCAAAACTACCTTAATAAGGCGTATAGTATCTAATAGTTAAtttggttgccatggtaacatttGGTGTCAATATGAGGCAAGCTCAGATGTAGAGATCCAAAAATAAAGCATCATGGTATTTAAGGCAGAACTTTGAATGAATTGTGGTCAACTTTTGAACACTAACATCTCATTACAATTAACCATTAGCACAAATAGTCAAGTATCATCTTGAATGATAACGAAACAGGTGAAAAGTACTGTAACATCGCCATTCTTATTTCCAcatgttatcaatactattaaatattgaatagGGTATGAGTGATGATATATCAAAAGCTGATTTCAGAtagtttgatcaattgtaaTCCATTACTTTGATTCCTAGCCAAAGGGAGATGTAGAAGGCCTCTTTATGACcaacatttacatttttctCCGGAGGAAGGGAAAACAGAATCTAGACTTACCATAGAAATGAGGAGATTTTAGGCTTGTCACTCACAGGCAGCTGGAATACTAGTTTTTGAAGAAACTGTCAatcaaaggaaaatatgaacAGAAACGTGTAAATTTGTGGTTCTGTTTGATCTCAACAATACAGTGTATCAAAAACCTTTAAGTGGGTCCCGTCGTTGTTCTTGCCAGGTTgtggtacaaaaaaaaacacaacaaaatgaTTATCAACAGGACAGACAGAATCAAAGCATGCCagataaaaaaaagttgtattaTTTCTAACACTATTTGGATAAAAATCTCGTACAGTTTGTGTGACACATCCTTCacatctgatttttttttctaaaataataAGCAAACCAGCTTACAGCGGCCAAGGAATCAGTTGTATAGTGTACGTTGTATATACTTTGAGAAAGTTTGATTGACTTGGGAAATCATAGATAAAGAAAAACCTGTCAAGGACACAGATGAACTGAGGCTTTAATGCCTCCCATAAGAGACTTGTTGCTTAGTTGATACTAAGagattcaaattatttcaattCTTTCCAGTCTTTTAAATGCTTCTTTATATTAAAAGCACAATCCCTTACAAAGAATAGagaatgtataaaagtaagttggcctgacgtttcgatcttagcaggatcttcttcagcggctaaatgacaagtaacagtaacagaagggacaaaaacacgcacagaatacagacaggttaatgagcattgtgaacacaaagagacAGATGTAAGgagattagtagacaagggatggagagaagaaagacaGAAACCAACAGAGGAGAGGTAGGatataaacagtggagggacaaagagaggattaagggaaggggataaggaataaactggaaaaGGACTaggacagaaaggtgtggaggaAACAAGgttggaagagagctatgaatAGAGgagtgattgggggggggggacaaggtggagatggagggggtacaagaaaaatgaagaaaaaagaaaaagaagaagcaaagAGCATTTAACTTCATAATATTTTGCAACTATAGACTTTTGCATTAACTTATCATACCATTTATGGATTGAAGAAACGTGACTTATAGGGACTCTCTGAAAAACATTCCACACTCACAAACTAACAGGTACGTTTCCTCTAATTTGCATCAGGAGCATTGCAGAGAGAAATCTGATTCCAGTATTTATCAACTATACTCTAGatattttacttacatttcCTGATCCCTCATAGTGCTTAACAGGGATACTCTGTAAACAGTTCCACACTGACAAACTAACAGGTTGGTTATCTGAAACCTGCCTCAGGGCATTGCAGAGACAAATCTGCAGCAACTCTATTGGATTCAGGAGTCCGGATGAGGAGGCCTCTTGGAGAAGGAATTCTCTTTGCTGGAATGGGATCTCTCTTTTGATATTGTCCTCCATGAGCACGTCAATTACTCCCTGAGGAAACAATAGATGACATGTTTAAGGTATAAAACTATGACACAATTCAAAAACTTTATACCTGATTTTTAAATGAATACAGTACATTTATGTAGTCCCTGGTTTGAATACTGTTCAGCCAATAATATCTTTGCCTTGTCAAAATCTACAGAGATGGAACAGCTTAGCAAATTACCAAGTTCAACTTGTTagcaaatttttttattattattgtcagtATTAATTTCTCTTATTTTGGATGAGAAATGAACTTTTGACTAGGAAGGAATTCAAACCAACTTCACCTAAGGGATGCAAGTCATGTGTTTAACACACCAAgctatttttattttgcttgGCCTGGTTGGTAATAAATTGGGGTGGTACTCCACAGAAACAATAAAACCCGCTATGACCATGTTCTCAACGATCACAATAAGTTTAGTATCATAAAGTTCCTAaaatgggcaaacaatcagattCCAATAGAAATGCCTATCACTCAAAGAACTAGATGAGTAGAGCCTGAATGAAAAAACCCTCCAAAAACAGAGAACTGgacaacaaaaatgaaaacatcaaTAGAAACACAATATTTGGTGTGGTCTCAAAATATCCTAGGCAACTTTATTCTATACTCATCCATGTGCCTTTGATATTACTGGAAAAGGAACAATGCACTCCAAAAGGCACCATGATGATGCATATTTCAGACTTTTGTATTCCTTTAAACTCTTTCAGAACTGATATTTACCTTCAATCAGAAGCAGGCATTGAACAAAGGTTTTTACCTGATAGTTCATTTTCTGGTGTTTCACTAGTCTTGATGCAAGTGTATCCGATGAGGGGGGAGCTCCATCCGGGGAGAGACAGCTGCATGATTTCAGATATCCTTGCAAGGCCTCTCTGTCAAGGTTTTGACAATACGTGGAGCCGTTTACCTTTCAAAGAGatgaagataaaaaagaacTTTGGTTTCTTTTTCCATCAACTATACACGTCCATCTTTTACAAAACATAaatcaaatttgtattttgtctCAACAAAAGGTGTAACTCTGGTTAAAAGTTTGCAAACTTTGGGCAATATACTGACTTCAAGTGAAGAAGGTTGCCCAACCAAACATCTGAGAGACTCGAAACGTAAGAGATAATATGTAGCAATGAACAATTGCATTAGTATTATTTGTTTGCTTTAGTATATAAAATTACCTCTATCAGTAAAGCGTGGGATTTCTGAAACATCTCTCCCGCCTTCTGATGTTTCTTTTCGTGGAAATAGAACAGTCCAAGATCGAAGCAGACCATACAGAGAAGTTCCGACTTCTTGAGTTTGGCGGTTAAGACACCGGTCATCTTTTGCTCATCGAAGGCTGGACCATCAGGGAAATAGTCAAAATCTGGGATGAAGATATCTCGGTCTAGGTTTAAGACGAATTCCAGGAAACTGACGCATTCTTTCAACGTGCTGTACCTCTGAACCTgttgagaaaattaaaacatcaaacgagtaaaaaaaataagcaaaGCCTTCTATAACAACAGTCTGCAAACCAGGATCTTCAATGAAGACAGACTCACGACCCACCAGACCTCTGCAAAATATTCATGTCTGTAAACGGCTAGGTCCAAGTCCCAGGATCTTCCATGAGGACCGACTCAAGTACGAACCACCAGATCTCTGCAAACTTCTTTATGTCTGCAAACATCTAGGTTCATGACCCAGGAGCTTCCATAAAGACGGATTCACGACCCACCAGATCTCTGCAAACAATTGTTATGTCTGCAAATGCTTAGGTCTATGACCCAGGATCTTCCATGAAGACGGACTCACGACCCCCCAGATCTCTGCAAACTTTTTGCAAACATGTAGGTCCATGACCCAGGACCTTCTATAAGAAGTGGGTCATGACCCACCAGACCTTGATCCTTCAGAATGCATGAAAACTTGCTTGGACTACAGATTTGATGTTAAAATACAACTAAATTGATCTACTTTGGCAAGCTCCAAAACTGTAGATAAATTTTCTCACAGATAAATCCATTTACTTACTGTTTTCAACACCATTTCATTCACGCCAGCAACATTAAAAGTGCtcctataaaataaaaaaaggaaaatattaatgagttaATCCAAAAGTCTTATTTAAATTATACATATGACTTTGATAAAAAGCACTGGTCCAAAAGCTCACTTGGGGTTTTAACATGGTAAAACTTTGTGCTAATTTTCAGGTGATGACTGGAGTCATCTTTGGGTGAAATTTACAGAATGTTTCTGGTTTGTGAAATGTTATTTGCTTCAGATGATGCAATATTAATTGTTACACTTTGGAAAATTGACAACTGTTGAtagatattttcttttctttatagtTATACAAAGAAATCTGTCAGCAAATATTTCTTGCTTTGAAACAATTTGGTTGTATCTTTGTGCTGTTGAGTGTTGAGTTAAGTATGAAATCCTTACCCCGGTAATTGTTGGACAGGATGCTTGGGCTGCTTGGTCGGTAAAGCACTCTCAATGTATGTTTCTATGCTCCTAgtcacacaaaaaaatgttatagaattgaagaaaaacagacaaggataaaaaatatatgaaataaaaaaagaagaaatcttGGCACGTCAATATATGTTGTCATGAACAATCAAGTAAATTGAGATAATCATATAATTACAAAAATAGAGTCAAACTTCCTAATTTTTTCCtcattgttttttaatataaaattagACTGTCTTCACTGAAGACATTTGATTAAATTAATCTGTGACTGATCAAATAAGAACATAAATTTCTATTATTCTGCATCTTGGTAAagctttctttcaatttttattatgccatttgtcaagacaaaaacagaaaacCTTTTATACAAATGGATTAAAACTTGAAGCAAAGATATGGGAGAAGGGGAGAAAGAAGTGGGATTTGGAATGAAACAGTTatgaaatgtaaatgaaaacTGTTGTGACAGAGTGCTTGATAAAACCTGAACAGTCTCACTTCACAGGAAGCCTTTAGATGAAAAGCAAATGTTTCAGAAATTGTTCCAATGGTAGAAGTGGattgaaaattgtttttaacTGTAGTGAATTTCTATACCACTAAGAGGAAAGTGGGAGCCtgatagcattttttttttgggggggggggcagcaataGCAGAATACAGTTATCTTTATCATGATAACTGAGCTGGAAAAAAGTCTTCATCCTGGAAAAAATCATTCATAATTCACAGAGAGAggtaattaattattattttatgaaatatttgccTGATCATGAAGCTCTAAACGATATGTATGCATGCAATGGCAGAATGGAAAAGAAATGTACTGAAGTCTCATTTTACAGATACACGAAATAAGTATTTTGAAGAACTTCTGTCATgaaagatgacatcacagaccacctgtTGTGATGCTTCCTTCTAATGATTATCATTGCAAGAGGTTAATATTGAAATAATTAAGTACCTTCCATCCAAAAGTTGTGACATTATagaatattaacatttgtttttaaatgtttggTATGAATCAATTTTCCTGTTATGTGTTCCATCG contains the following coding sequences:
- the LOC139965233 gene encoding integrator complex subunit 8-like → MESSSDNIKPNNNSGEGKLIWFEFLLDNNLLKNHLAVENQDPSALVLLEQFVDQAIRSLGTEETPEQKWKTLSLNLMALKVAAYLTWDLTTFKQNLPLYMVHKVLKDFVEHVSPLNFSIQSVSSTICGLPDPILFALTTYNRWSIETYIESALPTKQPKHPVQQLPGSTFNVAGVNEMVLKTVQRYSTLKECVSFLEFVLNLDRDIFIPDFDYFPDGPAFDEQKMTGVLTAKLKKSELLCMVCFDLGLFYFHEKKHQKAGEMFQKSHALLIEVNGSTYCQNLDREALQGYLKSCSCLSPDGAPPSSDTLASRLVKHQKMNYQGVIDVLMEDNIKREIPFQQREFLLQEASSSGLLNPIELLQICLCNALRQVSDNQPVSLSVWNCLQSIPVKHYEGSGNFLQKLVFQLPVSDKPKISSFLWSLKADRNYRQMITPPVLKFLLQKDADSSTLSEDMDDSLPLIQHQPATVGSHDNVGVYLGQLTLGLILSHDPAELDDLLTRLHKVTPSGRYASAYSKWHIDKSYAFIIDGLGNKKRQDMITLLLVKAQHCLELKNFTSAKRLLQAAHNLMKECSSKLQRALVNEMLYVDLLHAQDSGYKYLGGKMEETVKRIQACSACVQNDREIRPREAILRLCSLYIMNMQQWQLLRTMGDHDPIFKICSSLVEVVQNLPNVAHCRQGASELWDHLTKILSFSNTTKRDFLGVPVKRNTHNEVSSVKRMEVLNFILQLKSRIVLSILLSCLTRFHNIVKEDPANCLSLEHTGIWPRLVSSTQDLSASTISSVLSKTLNHSLQVHPDQTFWLKTKADMELSNSQPVAALRYYLLSIAASTRYFQRPVTKETVSAEILLKMIKCCSALKCFTQVAVLCQFLESVDHSTAFKALQEKMCYDGGDALYQFFWDLTILEYLVYMHNKRNEEEKKQVALRALNHPELNSCNPSQILQAAAQRRKSKFLLALARQYL